In Streptomyces alboniger, the following are encoded in one genomic region:
- a CDS encoding TetR/AcrR family transcriptional regulator, translated as MSTPKAPRSGYHHGDLRNALVGAGVALATKGGPQEVVLRAVAREVGVSPTAAYRHFANREDLLHAVRLAALARLAGAMEQEVIAGKRRRDPVEDAVRRLRALGAGYLRFALAEPGLFRMACCDTSAQTADFSLVSDSRAFALLTEVIDTLAGHGLIESGSRPYSEMAAWAPIHGMATLLLDGLLDALPPRQRQAAVDRVIEVTVEGLCGQGVVADAGRSWTRRLWSPVRKREGGPGERP; from the coding sequence GTGAGTACACCCAAGGCGCCGCGGAGCGGCTACCACCACGGTGATCTGCGCAACGCACTCGTAGGGGCGGGCGTCGCCCTCGCCACGAAGGGCGGCCCCCAAGAGGTGGTCCTGCGGGCCGTGGCCAGGGAGGTCGGCGTCTCGCCCACGGCCGCGTACCGGCATTTCGCCAACAGGGAAGACCTGCTGCACGCCGTCAGACTGGCGGCGCTGGCCCGGCTCGCCGGGGCCATGGAGCAGGAGGTCATCGCGGGGAAGCGGCGGCGCGACCCGGTCGAGGACGCGGTGCGCCGCCTGCGTGCCCTGGGGGCGGGCTACCTCCGCTTCGCGCTGGCCGAGCCGGGGCTGTTCCGGATGGCCTGCTGCGACACCTCGGCGCAGACCGCGGACTTCTCACTGGTCTCCGACTCCCGCGCCTTCGCCCTGCTGACCGAGGTGATCGACACGCTCGCCGGGCACGGTCTGATCGAATCCGGCAGCCGGCCGTACAGCGAGATGGCGGCGTGGGCGCCGATCCACGGCATGGCCACCCTGCTGCTCGACGGCCTGCTCGACGCCCTTCCGCCACGACAGCGCCAGGCCGCGGTGGACCGGGTCATCGAGGTCACGGTCGAGGGGTTGTGCGGTCAGGGCGTCGTCGCGGACGCAGGCCGGTCGTGGACGCGACGGCTGTGGTCCCCGGTGCGAAAGAGGGAGGGCGGACCGGGGGAGAGGCCCTGA
- a CDS encoding acyl-CoA carboxylase subunit epsilon has product MVRGQPNDEELAAVVSALLTLSRSRAVGARGDGAAVRRALWTRSWSWSPGGYRAPGSWQR; this is encoded by the coding sequence GTGGTGCGCGGACAGCCGAACGACGAGGAACTGGCGGCGGTGGTGTCGGCGCTCCTGACGCTCTCCCGCAGCCGCGCGGTCGGCGCGCGCGGCGATGGCGCGGCGGTGCGCCGCGCGCTGTGGACGCGGTCGTGGTCGTGGTCGCCGGGAGGCTACCGCGCTCCTGGCTCGTGGCAGCGCTGA
- a CDS encoding MMPL family transporter gives MLRTLGLFLFDRARTVLIWAGLLTLAAGAAGIGVFGQLKSGGFEDPTAPSSRAARLLDKEFGGTPDLVLLVRPRAGTVDSPAVRAAGDDFTDRLSRRQGVQDVVSYWRTPAAALRAEDGSGALVLVQLAGDGEEVAERAAALIADHADADDKADADADGREEGAPGRAFTVVAGGPSGLGHDISTQVAKDLGLAEGIAIPVTFALLVLVFRGLAPALVPLGIGVVAVLGTFAELHLLARVTDVSVFAINLTTALGLGLAIDYGLLMVSRYREQLAAGQDPREAVGQTVATAGRTIVFSAATVAAALAAPLVFPLAFLRSFAYAGLGVVATAALCALLVTPALLTVLGPRLTPRSVRAGGGDRLWERIARTVLRHPLRTALPAFAVLVVAAAPLLGVRFGTPDERVMPENTPSRTVAAALRAEFPHGGGVDSLDVVVTGGSAPSDVAAYARAVSEVTGVDSIDHDTRTSPGSDLHHITVRTSHPPASEEAAHLVKRVRAVALPGPGEALVGGPAARAVDTKQAIGDRLPLALAMIATSTFVLLFLFTGSVTQPLRALLLNALGMGAILGTMVWIFQTGHFSGLLGCTPMPMDTAMTLLMFCVVFGLSMDYEVFVLGRIKELHDQGLPTAEAVPRGLGRSGSIVSAAAALLAVSLLAFATSSVSFMQMFGLGSGLAVLLDALLIRGVLVPTCLRLLGRHNWYAPRPLRALHRRFGLAEAPAQAMPK, from the coding sequence ATGCTGCGCACACTGGGACTCTTCCTCTTCGACAGGGCACGTACGGTGCTCATCTGGGCCGGGCTGCTGACGCTCGCGGCCGGCGCCGCGGGGATCGGCGTCTTCGGACAGCTCAAGAGCGGCGGGTTCGAGGACCCGACCGCCCCCTCAAGCCGCGCGGCCCGGCTGCTCGACAAAGAATTCGGCGGTACGCCCGATCTCGTCCTGCTGGTCCGGCCACGAGCGGGCACCGTCGACTCCCCCGCTGTGCGGGCCGCGGGCGATGACTTCACCGACCGGCTTTCACGGCGCCAGGGAGTCCAGGATGTGGTCTCGTACTGGCGGACACCGGCCGCTGCCCTCAGGGCGGAGGACGGCAGCGGCGCGCTCGTACTCGTACAGCTCGCCGGAGACGGTGAAGAGGTAGCCGAGCGGGCCGCCGCGCTCATAGCCGATCATGCCGATGCCGATGACAAGGCCGATGCCGATGCCGACGGCCGCGAGGAGGGCGCTCCGGGGAGGGCGTTCACCGTCGTCGCGGGCGGGCCCTCCGGTCTCGGTCACGACATCAGCACCCAGGTGGCCAAGGACCTGGGACTGGCCGAAGGGATCGCCATCCCGGTCACCTTCGCCCTGCTGGTCCTCGTCTTCCGTGGCCTGGCGCCCGCGCTGGTGCCGCTGGGGATCGGTGTCGTGGCCGTCCTCGGGACCTTCGCCGAACTCCACCTGCTCGCCCGCGTCACCGACGTATCGGTCTTCGCCATCAACCTCACCACCGCTCTCGGCCTCGGACTGGCGATCGACTACGGGCTCCTGATGGTCAGCCGGTACCGCGAACAACTGGCCGCCGGTCAGGACCCTCGTGAGGCGGTCGGGCAGACGGTGGCGACGGCCGGGCGCACGATCGTGTTCTCCGCCGCCACGGTCGCCGCCGCGCTCGCCGCGCCGTTGGTCTTCCCACTGGCCTTCCTGCGCTCGTTCGCCTACGCCGGTCTCGGCGTCGTCGCCACCGCGGCGCTCTGCGCGCTCCTGGTCACACCTGCGCTGCTCACCGTGCTCGGCCCGCGCCTCACTCCCCGGTCCGTACGGGCCGGCGGAGGTGACCGGCTCTGGGAGCGCATAGCCCGCACGGTCCTTCGCCACCCGCTGCGGACCGCCCTGCCCGCCTTCGCCGTCCTCGTGGTCGCGGCGGCGCCATTGCTCGGAGTCCGTTTCGGCACCCCGGACGAACGCGTCATGCCCGAGAACACGCCGAGCCGGACCGTCGCCGCCGCGTTGCGCGCCGAATTCCCGCACGGCGGGGGCGTCGACTCCCTCGACGTCGTGGTCACCGGAGGGTCGGCGCCGTCGGACGTCGCCGCGTACGCGCGGGCCGTATCGGAAGTGACCGGCGTGGATTCCATCGACCACGACACACGGACCTCGCCGGGGTCGGATCTGCACCACATCACCGTGCGCACCAGCCACCCGCCTGCCTCAGAAGAAGCCGCCCACCTGGTCAAAAGGGTGCGTGCGGTGGCCCTGCCCGGACCCGGCGAGGCACTCGTCGGCGGTCCTGCCGCCCGGGCCGTCGACACCAAGCAGGCCATCGGGGACCGGCTGCCCCTCGCCCTGGCCATGATCGCCACCAGCACGTTCGTGCTGCTGTTCCTCTTCACCGGCAGCGTGACGCAGCCCCTGCGGGCGTTGCTGCTCAACGCCCTCGGCATGGGCGCGATCCTCGGCACCATGGTGTGGATCTTCCAGACGGGGCACTTCTCCGGGCTGCTCGGCTGTACGCCGATGCCGATGGACACGGCCATGACGCTGCTGATGTTCTGCGTCGTGTTCGGGCTGTCCATGGACTACGAGGTGTTCGTACTGGGCCGGATCAAGGAACTGCACGACCAAGGGCTGCCCACGGCCGAGGCCGTCCCGCGGGGGCTGGGCCGCAGCGGATCCATCGTCTCGGCGGCGGCAGCGCTTCTCGCGGTGAGCCTGCTGGCCTTCGCGACCAGTTCGGTGAGTTTCATGCAGATGTTCGGCCTGGGGAGCGGATTGGCTGTCCTGCTGGACGCGCTGCTCATCCGCGGCGTCCTCGTGCCGACCTGCCTGCGGCTGCTGGGCAGGCACAACTGGTACGCGCCCCGTCCGTTGCGCGCGCTTCATCGGCGCTTCGGTCTGGCGGAGGCACCTGCTCAGGCCATGCCGAAATGA
- a CDS encoding acyltransferase family protein, protein MRFLAAALVVCTHFGLYVRGNPDFWRNSGQVGVSFFFILSGFVLTWSSRPDRSARDFWRRRLCKVFPNHLVTAAVHFALLCLVGARLTEWQLVPTALLVQSWIPGFDLTTAVSPVSWSLSCELFFYAAFPFLLRCVVRIRDGRLWWWAAGTVAMIVCVPVVATYLVPDGNPMTPLLPYMNNDAWFVYFFPVARALEFLLGMLVARLVMEGRWLPVGRVPAMLALALGFWMSMGAGLYSFVAITVVPLALVIGSTAVADAGGRRSILRARPMVWLGEVSFALYLVHKPVIDFSARALGIPRFSGMDLIAQLGFFALIFGASVLVAWALYRMVERPAMRRWSRARNRRQTSD, encoded by the coding sequence ATGCGGTTCCTTGCCGCAGCGCTGGTGGTCTGCACTCATTTCGGGCTCTACGTGCGGGGAAACCCCGACTTCTGGCGCAACTCGGGCCAGGTCGGTGTCTCGTTCTTCTTCATCCTGAGCGGATTCGTGCTGACCTGGTCGTCGCGCCCGGACCGGAGCGCCCGCGACTTCTGGCGCCGTCGCCTGTGCAAGGTCTTCCCGAACCACCTCGTGACGGCCGCCGTCCACTTCGCGCTGCTGTGCCTGGTCGGCGCGCGACTCACGGAGTGGCAGCTCGTGCCCACGGCGCTGCTGGTGCAGTCGTGGATCCCCGGCTTCGACCTGACCACCGCGGTCTCCCCGGTGAGCTGGTCGCTGTCGTGCGAGCTGTTCTTCTACGCCGCGTTCCCGTTCCTGCTGCGGTGCGTCGTCCGTATCCGCGACGGGCGGCTGTGGTGGTGGGCGGCGGGGACGGTCGCGATGATCGTCTGCGTACCGGTCGTCGCGACGTACCTGGTCCCGGACGGCAACCCCATGACGCCGCTGCTGCCCTACATGAACAACGACGCCTGGTTCGTCTACTTCTTCCCCGTGGCCCGCGCCCTGGAGTTCCTCCTCGGAATGCTGGTCGCGCGCCTCGTCATGGAGGGGAGGTGGCTGCCTGTGGGCAGGGTCCCGGCGATGCTCGCGCTGGCGCTCGGTTTCTGGATGTCGATGGGCGCGGGGCTGTACTCGTTCGTCGCGATCACCGTGGTCCCCCTGGCGCTGGTCATCGGTTCGACCGCGGTCGCTGACGCCGGAGGGCGCCGGTCCATCCTCAGGGCCCGGCCGATGGTGTGGCTGGGCGAGGTGTCCTTCGCGCTCTACCTGGTGCACAAGCCCGTCATCGACTTCAGCGCCAGGGCGCTGGGCATTCCGCGCTTCAGCGGCATGGACCTGATCGCGCAACTCGGCTTCTTCGCCCTGATATTCGGGGCGTCGGTGTTGGTGGCATGGGCGCTGTACCGGATGGTCGAACGGCCGGCGATGCGGCGTTGGAGCCGGGCGAGGAACCGACGGCAGACTTCTGATTGA